One Janthinobacterium sp. TB1-E2 genomic region harbors:
- a CDS encoding methyl-accepting chemotaxis protein yields the protein MLSNITIKMRLIATMSVLGLLIAVLGVMSIISLKSANNSLNEVYSNQLASTQAIGESQILLGRARFTMDRVMVHPDAADAKDILARAEQFMEASNKSWKVYLALPQSADEKRLSDDMDKKRSDYMSNGLLVMSKALREGNVAQADGLMMTGLTPLYRTLDQAAETLTQYQATSAARMYAESQSSYRTQLAMAIGGVLVGALLTIISSILLLRAIFGPLDQALRHFGAISDGNLANDIVITRNDEMGALLTGLQKMQERLSTTVRGVRDGSGAIATASNEIASGNLDLSSRTEQQASSLEETASSLEELTSTVKQNSDNARQANQLAVSASDVAVKGGALVAQVVDTMGTISESSKKIADIIGVIDGIAFQTNILALNAAVEAARAGEQGRGFAVVATEVRNLAHRSASAAKDIKLLIEASVQNVGAGSELVSQTGTTMDEIVASIRRVTDIMGEISAAGREQELGIGQINQAVAEMDTVTQQNAALVEEAAAASEAMQEQAAALAEMVSIFKLDANHSGPAAKPALRKPVVAAASTALKRPALRLAPTRAAAAPVAAAKPRPAKPAADNSGEWEEF from the coding sequence ATGCTGTCGAACATAACAATAAAGATGCGCCTGATTGCCACCATGAGTGTGCTGGGCTTGCTGATCGCCGTGCTCGGCGTCATGAGTATCATCAGCCTGAAATCGGCCAACAACAGCCTCAACGAGGTCTACAGCAATCAGCTGGCATCGACGCAAGCGATCGGCGAATCGCAGATTCTGCTGGGCCGCGCCCGGTTCACAATGGACCGCGTGATGGTGCATCCCGATGCAGCCGACGCCAAGGATATCCTGGCCCGTGCCGAACAATTCATGGAAGCGTCGAACAAGTCCTGGAAGGTGTATTTGGCCTTGCCGCAAAGCGCGGATGAAAAGCGCCTGTCCGACGACATGGACAAGAAGCGCAGCGATTACATGAGCAACGGCTTGCTGGTCATGAGCAAGGCTTTGCGTGAAGGCAACGTCGCACAAGCGGACGGTTTGATGATGACGGGACTGACGCCGCTGTACCGCACCCTGGACCAGGCCGCTGAAACATTGACGCAGTATCAGGCCACTTCGGCTGCCCGCATGTATGCGGAAAGCCAGTCCAGCTATCGCACCCAGTTGGCCATGGCCATCGGCGGCGTGCTGGTGGGCGCCTTACTGACGATTATTTCCAGCATCTTGCTGCTGCGCGCCATCTTCGGCCCGCTGGACCAGGCCCTGCGCCATTTCGGCGCCATTTCCGACGGCAATCTGGCCAACGACATCGTCATCACGCGCAACGACGAGATGGGCGCCTTGCTGACGGGCTTGCAGAAGATGCAGGAACGCCTGTCGACCACTGTGCGCGGCGTGCGCGACGGCAGCGGCGCCATCGCCACGGCCAGCAATGAAATCGCTTCGGGCAACCTGGACCTGTCCAGCCGCACGGAGCAGCAAGCGTCGAGCCTGGAAGAAACGGCCTCGTCGCTGGAAGAGCTGACCTCGACCGTCAAGCAGAATTCCGACAATGCGCGCCAGGCGAACCAGCTGGCCGTGTCGGCATCGGATGTGGCGGTAAAAGGCGGCGCATTGGTGGCGCAAGTGGTCGATACCATGGGTACCATCAGCGAATCGTCGAAAAAGATCGCCGACATCATCGGCGTGATCGACGGCATCGCCTTTCAGACGAACATCCTGGCCTTGAATGCAGCCGTGGAAGCGGCGCGTGCCGGCGAGCAAGGCCGCGGCTTTGCCGTTGTCGCCACCGAAGTGCGCAACCTGGCGCACCGCTCGGCCAGCGCCGCCAAGGACATCAAGCTGCTGATCGAAGCGTCGGTACAGAACGTAGGCGCCGGCAGCGAACTGGTCAGCCAGACGGGCACGACGATGGACGAGATCGTGGCCAGCATCCGCCGCGTGACGGACATCATGGGCGAAATCAGCGCCGCCGGCCGCGAGCAGGAACTGGGCATCGGCCAGATCAACCAGGCCGTGGCAGAAATGGATACCGTGACGCAACAGAATGCGGCCCTGGTGGAAGAAGCGGCAGCTGCCTCGGAAGCCATGCAGGAACAGGCGGCGGCGCTGGCCGAAATGGTCAGCATCTTCAAGCTCGATGCCAACCATAGTGGTCCTGCCGCCAAGCCTGCCTTGCGCAAGCCTGTCGTGGCCGCCGCCAGCACGGCCTTGAAACGCCCGGCGCTGCGCCTGGCGCCAACCCGCGCCGCGGCAGCACCTGTCGCTGCCGCAAAACCGCGTCCGGCCAAGCCTGCAGCGGACAATAGCGGAGAGTGGGAAGAGTTCTAA
- a CDS encoding DMT family transporter, which translates to MPVRAYLYPFLAMLLWAGNVVVSKLAASSIAPTAITFYRLVLVLLVMTPFIVRPLWRNRAAIRRHWWQLALCGLMSMALFQSLSYRAAESTTATNMAIVTALAPLMTALLSVLLLGERLTVGMAAGGVLSFGGLLYLVGRGDVLALLHQGVHAGDALMLLASLSFALYGVLLRRWRLSVPAWQAIYCQALAALACMLPFFLLLPPGSARLDATTLPLIGYAGIGSSIVLSYLWIEGVKLLGPNRCSIYVNLLPLLTALLAIVWLHESMHVYHLVGGGISLLGVLLAQTVQRPLFGRRPRASGLA; encoded by the coding sequence ATGCCTGTACGCGCCTATCTGTATCCGTTTTTGGCCATGTTGCTGTGGGCCGGCAACGTCGTCGTGTCCAAGCTGGCCGCGTCCAGCATCGCTCCCACGGCCATCACTTTTTACCGCCTGGTGCTGGTTTTGCTCGTGATGACACCGTTTATCGTCCGCCCCCTGTGGCGCAACCGCGCCGCCATCCGCCGCCACTGGTGGCAGCTGGCCCTGTGCGGCCTGATGTCGATGGCCCTGTTCCAGAGTTTGTCCTACCGCGCCGCGGAAAGCACCACGGCGACGAATATGGCCATCGTTACGGCGCTGGCGCCTCTGATGACGGCCCTGCTCAGCGTGCTGCTGCTGGGCGAGCGCCTGACGGTCGGCATGGCGGCCGGCGGCGTGCTGTCGTTTGGCGGCTTGCTGTACCTGGTGGGGCGTGGCGACGTGCTGGCCTTGCTGCACCAAGGCGTGCATGCGGGCGATGCGCTGATGCTGCTCGCTTCCCTGAGCTTCGCCCTGTACGGCGTGCTGCTGCGCCGCTGGCGGTTGTCCGTTCCCGCGTGGCAAGCCATTTATTGCCAGGCGCTGGCAGCCCTGGCGTGCATGCTGCCGTTCTTCCTGCTCTTGCCACCCGGCAGCGCCAGGCTGGACGCCACCACCTTGCCCTTGATCGGCTATGCGGGCATCGGTTCGTCCATCGTGCTGTCCTATCTGTGGATCGAAGGCGTCAAACTGCTGGGACCGAACCGCTGCAGCATCTACGTCAACCTGCTGCCCCTGCTGACGGCCTTGCTGGCCATCGTCTGGTTGCATGAAAGCATGCATGTGTACCACTTGGTCGGCGGCGGCATCTCGCTGCTGGGCGTGCTGCTGGCGCAGACGGTACAGCGCCCCCTGTTCGGCCGGCGTCCTCGCGCGTCCGGTCTTGCCTGA
- a CDS encoding AraC family transcriptional regulator, producing MDCSSPAFQELLPVTARAMALAVDYAHGHVISAHRHTHAQLLYAIEGVMTIEAQGGRWVVPPTRGVWLQPGIAHKVRMSGAVKMRTVFVNCANSPLLPGHSCVLDISPLLRQLIVAAVDIAPDFTEGSRDWHLLQLLLHELDSLPVLPLYLPLPMDARLRGICARLMEQPGEQQTVAHWAQELAITERSLHRLFQKQTGMRFGQWRQQARLLRALEQLAQGVKVIDVAMDNGYTSQSAFTAMFKKHFGTTPTAFYQAKVIAA from the coding sequence ATGGATTGTTCCTCTCCGGCCTTTCAGGAATTGCTGCCCGTCACGGCGCGTGCCATGGCGCTGGCCGTCGACTATGCGCACGGCCACGTGATTTCCGCGCACCGCCACACGCATGCGCAATTGCTGTACGCCATCGAGGGCGTGATGACCATCGAAGCGCAAGGCGGGCGCTGGGTAGTGCCGCCCACGCGCGGCGTGTGGCTGCAGCCCGGCATCGCGCACAAGGTGCGCATGAGCGGCGCCGTCAAGATGCGCACGGTGTTCGTGAACTGCGCCAATTCGCCATTGCTGCCTGGTCACAGCTGCGTGCTCGACATCAGTCCTTTGCTGCGGCAATTGATCGTGGCGGCCGTCGACATCGCGCCCGATTTCACGGAAGGCAGCCGCGACTGGCATCTGCTGCAATTGCTGTTGCATGAGCTCGACAGCCTGCCCGTGCTGCCCCTGTATCTGCCGCTGCCCATGGATGCGCGCCTGCGCGGCATTTGCGCACGGCTGATGGAACAACCGGGTGAACAGCAGACGGTGGCGCACTGGGCGCAGGAACTGGCGATCACCGAGCGCAGCCTGCACCGGCTGTTCCAGAAACAGACGGGCATGCGCTTTGGCCAGTGGCGCCAGCAGGCGCGATTGCTGCGGGCACTCGAGCAATTGGCGCAAGGCGTCAAGGTCATCGACGTGGCCATGGACAACGGCTACACGAGTCAAAGCGCGTTCACGGCCATGTTTAAAAAACATTTCGGCACCACGCCCACCGCGTTTTACCAGGCTAAAGTCATTGCGGCGTAA
- a CDS encoding MarC family protein, producing MTQNFFQTFILLLLVTDPFGNVSLFVNALKRVPIERRWKVVVRECMIAFGILLLFMFFGRHFLNALQLSEVALRIGGGVILFLIAMRMVFPQPNAGNSDHEMGGEPFIVPLAIPALAGPSALATVLLFSSHEMNEVIAHVAGLTAVAVVWLAVFLCAERLQRALGPRVMTAFERLMGLILTAMAIEMLLAGIRAFLKSV from the coding sequence ATGACACAGAATTTCTTCCAGACATTTATCCTGCTCTTGCTCGTCACCGACCCGTTCGGCAACGTTTCCCTGTTCGTCAATGCCCTGAAACGGGTGCCCATCGAGCGGCGCTGGAAAGTCGTGGTGCGCGAGTGCATGATCGCCTTCGGCATCTTGCTGTTATTCATGTTCTTCGGCCGCCATTTCCTGAACGCCTTGCAATTGTCGGAAGTGGCGCTGCGCATCGGCGGCGGCGTGATTTTGTTCCTGATCGCCATGCGCATGGTGTTTCCGCAGCCAAACGCGGGCAATAGCGACCACGAGATGGGCGGCGAACCGTTCATCGTGCCGCTGGCCATCCCCGCGCTGGCCGGCCCGTCGGCGCTGGCCACCGTGCTGCTGTTTTCCTCGCATGAAATGAATGAAGTGATCGCCCACGTGGCGGGGCTGACGGCCGTGGCCGTCGTCTGGCTAGCCGTCTTCCTGTGCGCCGAACGCTTGCAGCGGGCGCTCGGTCCAAGGGTCATGACGGCATTCGAGCGTCTGATGGGCTTGATCCTGACGGCCATGGCCATTGAGATGCTGCTGGCCGGCATACGCGCATTCCTGAAATCCGTTTAA
- a CDS encoding DinB family protein has translation MSRCAHICLMADYNQWMNAKVYAAAASLPAEELQRERGAFFGSLLATLNHVMVGDTLWLQRYAKHPASFPLLDPIRAITPPASLTHPLFAAEDFAAMHAHRQWLDELIIDWAASIREEDLDHLLDYRNSKGPNRREFFSLLMHFFNHQTHHRGQASTLLSQAGVDIGDTDLLFRIPNHLAD, from the coding sequence ATGAGCCGTTGCGCCCACATTTGCCTGATGGCCGATTACAACCAGTGGATGAATGCCAAGGTCTATGCGGCGGCGGCCAGCCTGCCGGCGGAAGAGCTGCAGCGCGAGCGGGGTGCCTTTTTTGGCTCCCTGCTGGCCACCCTGAATCACGTGATGGTGGGCGACACCCTGTGGCTGCAGCGCTATGCGAAGCACCCGGCCAGCTTCCCCCTGCTCGACCCCATCCGCGCCATCACGCCGCCCGCGTCGCTCACGCACCCGCTGTTCGCGGCCGAGGATTTTGCCGCCATGCACGCGCACCGGCAATGGCTGGATGAGCTCATCATCGACTGGGCCGCCTCCATCCGCGAAGAAGACCTGGACCACTTGCTCGACTACCGCAACAGCAAGGGGCCGAACCGGCGCGAGTTTTTCAGCCTGCTCATGCATTTCTTTAATCACCAGACCCATCACCGGGGCCAGGCCAGCACCCTGCTGTCGCAAGCGGGCGTGGACATTGGCGACACGGATTTACTGTTTCGCATCCCCAACCATCTTGCCGACTGA
- a CDS encoding MFS transporter, with amino-acid sequence MTRPHPIVFLALGLFGVYCIEFGVVGILPMIMQRYGVTAAQAGSLVSLFALVIAVGGPFLVLLATRWRRKRVLIVSLLVFALASVVSAYAPRFELLLALRIVPALFHPVYFSLAMVAAAALYPPQQAARAGAHAFTGTSMGMVLGIPLTTWIAAQYGYEASFLACALVNALAALGLYLFLPDTPQEAPMAYGRQLAVLRKPALWLTIAAAVLVFAAMFAVYAYAAAYLQQEAGLSARQTGLALVVFGIGGVAGNLFAGRQLGMHVLRTVLLQPVLLGLAYWLLYQYAGTGISWLALSVLLLFWGAAHTSGLIVTQVWLSSEAREAPAFAIGVYIAAINLGVTVGAMAGGIAIESYGMPGALGCGALLGALALAAIAGKAWLYRAPSVGKMVGDAKQ; translated from the coding sequence ATGACACGGCCGCACCCGATCGTCTTCCTCGCGCTGGGTCTGTTCGGCGTGTACTGCATCGAGTTTGGCGTGGTCGGCATCTTGCCGATGATCATGCAGCGCTACGGCGTGACGGCCGCGCAGGCGGGTTCCTTGGTAAGCCTGTTCGCCCTCGTGATCGCCGTGGGCGGCCCCTTTCTCGTGCTGCTGGCTACGCGCTGGCGCCGCAAGCGCGTGCTGATCGTTTCCCTGCTCGTGTTTGCGCTGGCCAGCGTGGTGTCGGCGTATGCGCCCCGCTTCGAGCTGCTGCTGGCGCTGCGCATCGTGCCGGCCCTGTTTCATCCTGTGTATTTCTCGCTGGCCATGGTGGCGGCCGCCGCCCTGTACCCGCCGCAACAGGCGGCGCGGGCCGGCGCGCACGCATTCACGGGCACCAGCATGGGCATGGTGCTGGGCATCCCGCTCACCACCTGGATTGCCGCACAGTATGGCTACGAGGCATCGTTCCTTGCCTGCGCCCTCGTCAATGCGCTGGCAGCGCTGGGGCTATATTTGTTCCTGCCCGACACGCCGCAGGAAGCGCCAATGGCATATGGACGCCAGCTGGCCGTGCTGCGCAAACCGGCCCTGTGGCTGACCATTGCCGCCGCCGTGCTCGTGTTTGCCGCCATGTTTGCCGTGTATGCGTATGCGGCCGCGTATCTGCAGCAGGAAGCGGGCTTGTCGGCGCGCCAGACGGGGCTGGCGCTGGTGGTGTTTGGTATCGGTGGCGTGGCGGGCAATCTGTTCGCGGGGCGCCAGCTGGGCATGCACGTGTTGCGCACGGTGCTGCTGCAGCCCGTGCTGCTGGGGCTGGCGTACTGGCTGCTGTACCAGTATGCGGGCACGGGTATCAGCTGGCTGGCGCTGTCCGTCTTGCTGCTGTTCTGGGGCGCGGCGCATACGAGCGGGCTGATCGTCACGCAAGTGTGGCTCAGCAGCGAAGCGCGCGAGGCGCCGGCGTTCGCCATCGGCGTGTATATCGCCGCCATCAACCTGGGCGTAACGGTGGGCGCAATGGCAGGCGGCATCGCCATCGAGTCCTACGGCATGCCGGGGGCGCTGGGCTGCGGCGCGCTGCTCGGTGCCTTGGCGCTGGCGGCGATTGCCGGGAAAGCGTGGTTGTACCGCGCGCCTTCAGTCGGCAAGATGGTTGGGGATGCGAAACAGTAA
- a CDS encoding serine hydrolase domain-containing protein, giving the protein MMYNFSPAALSARIDPLLDAVLQQQRLVGAVVLVRQRGKDVYRRAAGHLDREAGTPMVEDALFRLASVSKPIVSTAALALVGQGRLGLDDLVTRWLPYFAPRQPDGMVAPITVRHLLTHTAGLDYGFFQPPGGAYAQAGVSDGMDASRISLEDNLRRLATVPLAYAPGGRWAYSIATDVLGAVIEQAAGMPLAHAVEYLVTVPLAMRDTGFVAADPARLAVAYADRAAGESLPRRLRDEGEDHLPFLDGMAGFTLSPARARDAQAYPSGGAGMVGSAPDFMRLLETLRLGGAPLLPADLAQQMGTSQTEAFDLPFWPGRSFGLGFTVLTDPLAAATPESVGSWRMGGTYGHSWFVDPAQELSVVAFTNTALEGMAGPFVTELCQAVYGVMEAP; this is encoded by the coding sequence ATGATGTACAACTTCTCTCCCGCGGCCCTGTCCGCCCGTATCGATCCCTTGCTGGACGCAGTCTTGCAGCAGCAGCGCCTGGTGGGCGCCGTCGTGCTGGTGCGCCAGCGCGGCAAGGACGTGTACCGCCGCGCGGCCGGCCACCTGGACCGCGAGGCGGGTACGCCCATGGTTGAGGACGCCCTGTTCCGCCTGGCGTCCGTCAGCAAACCCATCGTCTCGACGGCCGCGCTGGCGCTGGTGGGGCAGGGCCGGCTGGGCCTGGACGACCTGGTGACACGCTGGCTGCCGTATTTTGCGCCGCGCCAGCCGGACGGGATGGTGGCGCCCATCACCGTGCGGCATCTGCTCACGCACACGGCCGGCCTGGACTATGGCTTCTTCCAGCCGCCGGGCGGTGCGTATGCGCAGGCCGGGGTGTCCGACGGCATGGATGCGTCCCGCATTTCCCTGGAGGACAACCTGCGCCGCCTGGCCACCGTGCCGCTCGCATATGCACCGGGCGGGCGCTGGGCGTATTCGATTGCCACCGATGTGCTGGGCGCCGTCATCGAGCAGGCGGCCGGTATGCCGCTGGCGCACGCCGTGGAATATCTGGTGACGGTGCCGCTGGCCATGCGCGACACGGGTTTTGTGGCTGCCGACCCGGCGCGTCTGGCCGTCGCGTACGCGGACCGGGCAGCGGGAGAATCCCTGCCGCGCCGCTTGCGCGACGAGGGTGAAGACCATCTGCCGTTTCTCGATGGCATGGCAGGTTTTACCCTGTCACCGGCGCGCGCCCGCGACGCGCAGGCGTATCCATCGGGCGGCGCGGGCATGGTCGGCTCGGCGCCCGATTTCATGCGTTTGCTGGAAACCCTGCGCCTGGGTGGCGCGCCCTTGCTGCCAGCCGATCTGGCGCAGCAGATGGGCACCAGCCAGACTGAGGCGTTCGACTTGCCGTTCTGGCCGGGCCGCAGCTTTGGCCTCGGCTTTACCGTGTTGACGGACCCGCTTGCCGCTGCCACGCCGGAGTCCGTCGGCAGCTGGCGCATGGGCGGCACATATGGCCATTCGTGGTTTGTCGATCCGGCGCAGGAATTGTCCGTGGTGGCGTTTACGAATACGGCACTGGAAGGCATGGCGGGACCGTTCGTGACGGAACTGTGCCAGGCGGTGTATGGCGTGATGGAGGCGCCATGA
- a CDS encoding LysR family transcriptional regulator, translating to MDNLAGFTAFVQAAETRSFVAAGRVLGISASAVGKSIARLEERLGVRLFHRSTRSIALTSEGTVFLERCRRILGEIEAAELELSNSKSAPQGRLRVSLPQVGSLLNPVLAAFARAYPLVELDLDFSDRRVDVIEEGYDAVVRAGESADSRLMSRQLGQFQLQLVAAPAYLAQHGMPLLPADLVHHVCLLYKFPSSGKVEAWPLPEWPALHAAGLPSLLHCNNVDTLLHFAESGLGIAALPDFAVRAALAAGRLQPVLDAHRQHDGAFRILWPSSRHLTPKLRAFIDFLATHVFPES from the coding sequence ATGGATAACCTGGCGGGATTCACGGCCTTCGTACAGGCGGCCGAAACGCGCAGTTTTGTCGCGGCGGGCCGCGTGCTCGGTATTTCCGCCTCGGCCGTGGGCAAGAGCATCGCGCGGCTGGAAGAGCGCCTCGGCGTGCGCCTGTTTCACCGCAGCACGCGCAGCATCGCGCTCACCAGCGAGGGCACGGTGTTCCTGGAACGCTGCCGGCGCATCCTCGGCGAGATCGAAGCGGCCGAACTGGAGTTATCGAACAGCAAGAGCGCGCCGCAAGGCCGGCTGCGCGTCAGCTTGCCGCAGGTGGGCAGCCTGCTCAATCCCGTGCTGGCCGCGTTCGCGCGCGCCTATCCGCTGGTGGAGCTCGATCTCGACTTCAGCGACCGCCGGGTCGACGTGATCGAGGAAGGCTACGACGCCGTCGTGCGCGCGGGAGAGAGCGCCGACAGCCGTTTGATGAGCCGCCAGCTGGGCCAGTTCCAGCTGCAGCTGGTGGCCGCGCCCGCCTATCTGGCGCAGCACGGCATGCCGCTGCTTCCCGCCGACCTCGTACATCACGTTTGTTTGCTGTACAAATTTCCCAGCAGCGGCAAGGTCGAGGCCTGGCCCCTGCCCGAGTGGCCTGCCCTGCATGCGGCCGGCTTGCCGTCTCTGCTCCACTGCAACAATGTCGACACCTTGCTGCACTTTGCCGAAAGCGGCCTGGGCATCGCCGCCCTGCCCGACTTTGCCGTGCGCGCCGCGCTGGCCGCAGGCCGCTTGCAGCCGGTGCTGGACGCGCACCGCCAGCACGACGGCGCCTTTCGCATCCTGTGGCCCAGCAGCCGCCATCTGACGCCGAAACTGCGCGCCTTCATCGATTTCCTTGCCACCCACGTATTTCCGGAAAGCTGA
- a CDS encoding methyl-accepting chemotaxis protein, translated as MSLTQFKIGTRLGIGFAVVLGLLVAVLLVGLYSMGQLSARTHDIVADKNVKMAAANTMSDNVRNITLAITSIVVAPTEALVQAELAKIGESRKKYGAAKETLQKKISTDKETALMAELDAALKSGAPLNNKVIELRNAGQTDEAIAFLTQQAAPSLKRVLGALDSLVAYEGEQAAQAATEAETLSNSARASMITLGSVAVLLGAFVAWIITRSITQPINAAVSVAETVASGDLSSHIVVNSSDETGRLLGALKAMNTSLLGVVAQVRNGTDAISTASSEIAAGNLDLSSRTEEQASSLEETASAMEELTSTVKQNADNARQANQLAKSASEVAVRGGSIVSQVVDTMGTINASSRKIVDIIGVIDGIAFQTNILALNAAVEAARAGEQGRGFAVVASEVRNLAQRSAGAAKEIKELIAASVANVDTGSRLVNEAGQTMGDIVDSIVRVTDIMGEITSATHEQTIGIEQINMAIAQMDEVTQQNAALVEEAAAASQSMQDQAGELAHVVGFFKTGNHVASAPKLAPVRKAPAAAAIARPAAKPAPARKAVAAAPARRSNAAAESEWEEF; from the coding sequence ATGTCACTCACACAATTCAAAATCGGCACCCGGCTCGGGATCGGGTTTGCTGTCGTCCTCGGCCTGCTGGTGGCCGTCTTGCTCGTCGGCTTGTATTCCATGGGACAACTGAGCGCGCGCACGCACGACATCGTGGCCGACAAGAACGTCAAAATGGCGGCCGCCAATACCATGAGCGACAACGTGCGTAACATTACCCTGGCGATCACGAGCATTGTGGTGGCGCCGACGGAAGCGCTGGTGCAGGCGGAACTGGCAAAGATTGGCGAGTCGCGCAAGAAATACGGCGCCGCCAAGGAAACCTTGCAAAAGAAAATCTCGACGGACAAGGAAACGGCGCTGATGGCCGAACTCGATGCGGCCCTGAAATCGGGCGCGCCGCTGAACAACAAGGTCATCGAACTGCGCAATGCGGGCCAGACAGACGAAGCGATCGCCTTCCTGACGCAGCAGGCGGCACCGAGCCTGAAACGCGTGCTGGGCGCGCTCGACAGCCTGGTCGCGTATGAAGGCGAGCAGGCGGCGCAGGCGGCAACGGAAGCCGAAACGCTGAGCAACAGCGCGCGCGCCTCCATGATTACCTTGGGCAGCGTGGCCGTGCTGCTGGGCGCTTTTGTTGCGTGGATCATCACGCGCTCGATTACCCAGCCCATCAATGCGGCCGTCAGCGTGGCCGAAACCGTGGCCTCGGGCGACTTGTCGTCGCACATCGTCGTCAATTCCAGCGATGAAACGGGCCGCCTGCTGGGCGCCCTGAAAGCCATGAACACCAGCCTGCTGGGCGTGGTGGCGCAAGTGCGCAACGGCACGGATGCGATCTCCACGGCATCGAGCGAAATTGCCGCCGGTAACCTCGACTTGTCGTCACGCACGGAAGAACAAGCTAGCTCGCTGGAAGAAACGGCGTCGGCCATGGAAGAGCTGACCTCGACCGTGAAGCAGAACGCGGACAATGCGCGCCAGGCGAACCAGCTGGCGAAAAGCGCATCGGAAGTGGCCGTGCGCGGCGGCAGCATCGTTTCGCAAGTGGTCGACACCATGGGCACGATCAACGCCTCGTCGCGCAAGATCGTCGACATCATCGGCGTCATCGACGGCATCGCCTTCCAGACCAACATCCTGGCCTTGAACGCGGCCGTCGAAGCGGCGCGCGCGGGCGAACAGGGACGCGGTTTTGCCGTCGTGGCCTCGGAAGTGCGCAACCTGGCGCAGCGCTCGGCCGGCGCGGCGAAAGAAATCAAGGAATTGATCGCCGCCTCCGTCGCCAACGTGGACACGGGTTCGCGCCTCGTCAATGAAGCGGGCCAGACCATGGGCGACATCGTCGACAGCATCGTGCGCGTGACCGACATCATGGGCGAAATCACGTCCGCCACGCACGAGCAGACCATCGGCATCGAACAGATCAACATGGCCATCGCGCAAATGGATGAAGTGACGCAGCAAAACGCGGCCCTCGTGGAAGAAGCGGCAGCCGCCTCGCAAAGCATGCAGGACCAGGCGGGCGAACTGGCCCACGTGGTCGGCTTCTTTAAAACCGGCAACCATGTCGCCAGCGCACCCAAGCTGGCGCCTGTGCGTAAGGCACCGGCCGCGGCCGCCATCGCGCGCCCCGCGGCCAAGCCAGCGCCAGCGCGCAAGGCCGTCGCAGCCGCGCCGGCACGCCGCAGCAATGCGGCTGCAGAGAGCGAATGGGAAGAGTTTTAA